In a genomic window of Pangasianodon hypophthalmus isolate fPanHyp1 chromosome 1, fPanHyp1.pri, whole genome shotgun sequence:
- the coasy gene encoding bifunctional coenzyme A synthase isoform X2, which produces MSMFSTGVLVLTSPLHTLPLRLAPVLKSAAKLVERTLYVHLHPGLNLGTGCPPRPVFIPPSVDLPGLISRLYSNAADVCAHLDVRLLLANIHAQQDMTLDPFPSPQLLSQSPEVVMTDFPINDSGQTSLVARCLQVYAGSCYVCSPSLSSVVLWPQLKEVMEEQEENEKKNNSKPVETYGDVVVGGTFDRLHGAHRTLLNICCLMANRRFLIGVCDQELLKSKVLKELIEPYSRRVQKLCEFLNDVKPSLQYEIVPLSDPFGPSVSDPKLQCIVVSEETRRGGEAVNRKRAENGLPELVLYEIPLIKDAHHADIEEEKISSSSLRTRLLGTLLVLPTPRPALSQHPYVIGLTGGSGSGKSSITRRLEGLGAARIDADQLGHETYQPGTAAYHRIVQEFGTDIVNEDKTIDRRALGRKVFGNKERLKALTDIVWPEIALLVKERIQQAKEDGKSVCVVDAAVLLQAGWTEMVHEVWVAIIPEEEAMRRIVQRDGVSQEDALRRLQSQWSNVQLVEQANVVLCTLWEPDVTQRQVEKAWNLLQVRIQQKEETGFQP; this is translated from the exons ATGTCAATGTTCAGCACAGGGGTGCTGGTCCTCACCTCCCCTCTCCACACTCTCCCCCTCCGCCTTGCTCCTGTCCTTAAATCCGCCGCTAAGCTGGTGGAGCGCACCCTCTACGTTCATCTCCACCCGGGCCTCAACCTGGGCACAGGCTGCCCGCCTCGGCCGGTCTTCATCCCCCCGTCCGTGGATCTCCCGGGGCTCATATCGCGCCTGTACAGCAACGCGGCAGATGTCTGCGCTCACCTGGACGTCCGGCTGCTGCTCGCTAACATCCATGCTCAGCAGGACATGACCCTCGACCCTTTCCCCTCTCCTCAGCTGCTTTCTCAATCCCCGGAGGTTGTCATGACAGATTTCCCCATAAACGACTCAGGCCAGACGTCTCTGGTGGCTCGGTGCCTTCAGGTTTACGCCGGAAGCTGTTACGTGTGCTCGCCCAGCCTTTCCTCCGTTGTCTTGTGGCCACAGCTGAAGGAAGTGATGGAAGAGCAGGAGGAAAacgagaagaaaaacaattcaaAGCCTGTAGAGACGTATGGAGACGTGGTGGTGGGTGGAACCTTCGATCGTCTGCACGGTGCTCACCGGACCCTGTTGAATATTTGCTGCTTGATGGCGAACAGGCGCTTTCTGATTGGAGTGTGTGACCAGGAACTGCTTAAAA GTAAGGTGTTGAAGGAGCTGATCGAACCGTACAGCAGACGTGTGCAGAAGCTCTGTGAGTTCCTGAACGATGTTAAACCGTCCCTGCAGTACGAGATCGTCCCCCTGTCCGACCCCTTCGGCCCGTCCGTTAGTGACCCCAAGCTGCAGTGCATCGTGGTTAGCGAGGAGACGAGGCGGGGCGGCGAGGCCGTCAACAGGAAACGAGCAGAAAAT GGGCTCCCAGAGCTGGTGCTGTATGAAATTCCTCTGATTAAAGATGCACATCACGCAGACATCGAGGAGGAGAAGATCAGCTCATCGAGTCTGCGCACGCGCCTGCTGGGCACGCTCCTCGTCCTGCCCACG CCTCGCCCCGCTCTCTCTCAGCACCCGTACGTGATTGGCCTGACGGGAGGCAGCGGAAGCGGGAAGAGCTCCATTACTCGGAGACTGGAAGGACTCGGAGCTGCACGGATCGACGCAGACCAGCTCGGCCACGAAACCTACCAACCCGGCACGGCTGCCTATCACAGGATAGTGCAGGAGTTTGGTACAG ATATTGTGAATGAGGATAAGACCATTGACAGACGAGCCCTGGGGAGGAAGGTTTTCGGAAACAAG gaacgGTTAAAAGCTCTAACTGATATAGTGTGGCCTGAGATTGCACTTCTtgtgaaagaaagaatacaGCAAGCTAAAGAAGATG ggaagagtgtgtgtgtggtggatgcTGCAGTGCTGTTGCAGGCTGGATGGACAGAGATGGTTCATGAAGTCTGGGTGGCCATTATTCCTGAGGAAGAG GCCATGCGGCGTATAGTGCAGCGGGATGGGGTGAGTCAGGAGGACGCACTGAGGAGATTACAGAGTCAGTGGTCTAATGTGCAGCTGGTGGAGCAGGCCAACGTGGTTCTGTGTACACTGTGGGAGCCGGACGTCACTCAGAGACAG GTTGAAAAAGCCTGGAATTTACTTCAAGTTCGGATACAGCAGAAAGAGGAAACCGGATTTCAACCCTGA
- the coasy gene encoding bifunctional coenzyme A synthase isoform X1 encodes MSMFSTGVLVLTSPLHTLPLRLAPVLKSAAKLVERTLYVHLHPGLNLGTGCPPRPVFIPPSVDLPGLISRLYSNAADVCAHLDVRLLLANIHAQQDMTLDPFPSPQLLSQSPEVVMTDFPINDSGQTSLVARCLQVYAGSCYVCSPSLSSVVLWPQLKEVMEEQEENEKKNNSKPVETYGDVVVGGTFDRLHGAHRTLLNICCLMANRRFLIGVCDQELLKSKVLKELIEPYSRRVQKLCEFLNDVKPSLQYEIVPLSDPFGPSVSDPKLQCIVVSEETRRGGEAVNRKRAENGLPELVLYEIPLIKDAHHADIEEEKISSSSLRTRLLGTLLVLPTVRHANLPRPALSQHPYVIGLTGGSGSGKSSITRRLEGLGAARIDADQLGHETYQPGTAAYHRIVQEFGTDIVNEDKTIDRRALGRKVFGNKERLKALTDIVWPEIALLVKERIQQAKEDGKSVCVVDAAVLLQAGWTEMVHEVWVAIIPEEEAMRRIVQRDGVSQEDALRRLQSQWSNVQLVEQANVVLCTLWEPDVTQRQVEKAWNLLQVRIQQKEETGFQP; translated from the exons ATGTCAATGTTCAGCACAGGGGTGCTGGTCCTCACCTCCCCTCTCCACACTCTCCCCCTCCGCCTTGCTCCTGTCCTTAAATCCGCCGCTAAGCTGGTGGAGCGCACCCTCTACGTTCATCTCCACCCGGGCCTCAACCTGGGCACAGGCTGCCCGCCTCGGCCGGTCTTCATCCCCCCGTCCGTGGATCTCCCGGGGCTCATATCGCGCCTGTACAGCAACGCGGCAGATGTCTGCGCTCACCTGGACGTCCGGCTGCTGCTCGCTAACATCCATGCTCAGCAGGACATGACCCTCGACCCTTTCCCCTCTCCTCAGCTGCTTTCTCAATCCCCGGAGGTTGTCATGACAGATTTCCCCATAAACGACTCAGGCCAGACGTCTCTGGTGGCTCGGTGCCTTCAGGTTTACGCCGGAAGCTGTTACGTGTGCTCGCCCAGCCTTTCCTCCGTTGTCTTGTGGCCACAGCTGAAGGAAGTGATGGAAGAGCAGGAGGAAAacgagaagaaaaacaattcaaAGCCTGTAGAGACGTATGGAGACGTGGTGGTGGGTGGAACCTTCGATCGTCTGCACGGTGCTCACCGGACCCTGTTGAATATTTGCTGCTTGATGGCGAACAGGCGCTTTCTGATTGGAGTGTGTGACCAGGAACTGCTTAAAA GTAAGGTGTTGAAGGAGCTGATCGAACCGTACAGCAGACGTGTGCAGAAGCTCTGTGAGTTCCTGAACGATGTTAAACCGTCCCTGCAGTACGAGATCGTCCCCCTGTCCGACCCCTTCGGCCCGTCCGTTAGTGACCCCAAGCTGCAGTGCATCGTGGTTAGCGAGGAGACGAGGCGGGGCGGCGAGGCCGTCAACAGGAAACGAGCAGAAAAT GGGCTCCCAGAGCTGGTGCTGTATGAAATTCCTCTGATTAAAGATGCACATCACGCAGACATCGAGGAGGAGAAGATCAGCTCATCGAGTCTGCGCACGCGCCTGCTGGGCACGCTCCTCGTCCTGCCCACGGTGAGACACGCTAACCTT CCTCGCCCCGCTCTCTCTCAGCACCCGTACGTGATTGGCCTGACGGGAGGCAGCGGAAGCGGGAAGAGCTCCATTACTCGGAGACTGGAAGGACTCGGAGCTGCACGGATCGACGCAGACCAGCTCGGCCACGAAACCTACCAACCCGGCACGGCTGCCTATCACAGGATAGTGCAGGAGTTTGGTACAG ATATTGTGAATGAGGATAAGACCATTGACAGACGAGCCCTGGGGAGGAAGGTTTTCGGAAACAAG gaacgGTTAAAAGCTCTAACTGATATAGTGTGGCCTGAGATTGCACTTCTtgtgaaagaaagaatacaGCAAGCTAAAGAAGATG ggaagagtgtgtgtgtggtggatgcTGCAGTGCTGTTGCAGGCTGGATGGACAGAGATGGTTCATGAAGTCTGGGTGGCCATTATTCCTGAGGAAGAG GCCATGCGGCGTATAGTGCAGCGGGATGGGGTGAGTCAGGAGGACGCACTGAGGAGATTACAGAGTCAGTGGTCTAATGTGCAGCTGGTGGAGCAGGCCAACGTGGTTCTGTGTACACTGTGGGAGCCGGACGTCACTCAGAGACAG GTTGAAAAAGCCTGGAATTTACTTCAAGTTCGGATACAGCAGAAAGAGGAAACCGGATTTCAACCCTGA